A window from Mycobacterium saskatchewanense encodes these proteins:
- a CDS encoding alpha/beta fold hydrolase: protein MRGEVAGLIEAHQRAGHFVDVAGVRTFVRDEGSGPVPVVCVHGVPVSSFLWRRLLPELAGRGLRGVAPDLPGLGLSARPAHFDYSWTGLGHHLAATLDALDVDRFHLVVHDIGGPVGFEVAARAPERVASLTILNTMIEAHTFRRPPPMKPFAWPVLDRLWLAAGRGPVFRLLMRLTGLSPDSPTTDAEIDVHQRLLFGPDGARAFRRIMRGFETTRAKTDLYASAVSGTRYPVQVLWGADDPFLTLNKHGRIAARLAGLEGPTALRGRHFVPEDSYVELADHIVALTGRAEAR from the coding sequence GTGCGCGGCGAGGTAGCGGGACTGATCGAGGCGCACCAGCGTGCGGGCCACTTCGTCGACGTCGCGGGAGTGCGAACGTTCGTGCGCGACGAGGGCAGCGGTCCGGTGCCGGTGGTCTGTGTGCACGGAGTGCCGGTCTCGAGTTTCCTGTGGCGTCGGCTGCTTCCCGAGCTGGCCGGCCGGGGCCTGCGGGGCGTGGCGCCGGACCTACCCGGCCTTGGCTTATCCGCTCGCCCAGCGCATTTCGACTACTCGTGGACGGGATTGGGCCATCACCTCGCGGCGACCCTCGACGCGCTGGATGTCGACCGGTTCCACCTCGTGGTGCACGACATCGGCGGCCCGGTGGGTTTCGAGGTCGCCGCCCGCGCCCCGGAGCGGGTCGCCTCGCTGACGATCCTCAACACGATGATCGAGGCCCACACGTTTCGGCGGCCGCCGCCGATGAAGCCGTTCGCGTGGCCGGTCCTGGATCGCTTGTGGCTCGCCGCGGGCCGCGGGCCGGTGTTTCGTCTGTTGATGCGCCTGACCGGCCTGTCGCCCGACTCGCCGACCACGGACGCCGAAATCGATGTCCACCAGAGACTTCTGTTCGGCCCCGACGGTGCGCGGGCCTTCCGCCGGATCATGCGTGGGTTTGAGACGACGCGTGCGAAGACGGACCTCTATGCCTCCGCGGTGTCGGGCACCCGCTACCCCGTCCAGGTCCTGTGGGGCGCGGACGATCCGTTCCTCACGCTGAACAAACACGGCCGGATCGCGGCACGCCTGGCCGGGCTCGAGGGGCCGACGGCGTTACGCGGCCGGCACTTCGTTCCCGAAGACAGTTATGTGGAGCTCGCCGATCACATCGTCGCGCTCACGGGGCGCGCCGAGGCCCGCTGA
- a CDS encoding TetR/AcrR family transcriptional regulator: MPDVKHFDVTAALDAAVALFWRNGMAATGIQDITSATGLNRSSLYATFGNKQSLYVSALRRYIDTWATPALRHLTDSDRGLAAVTDFFDALIQLRCESSFAGWGCMITNANAGIEVRDPEIRGFLDRHHRQLRDAMRVALETARRREQVPADADLDAAADMLISLTYALNLRSRSDADAAALREIAARTITSIGRESGT; this comes from the coding sequence ATGCCCGACGTCAAGCATTTCGACGTGACCGCCGCTCTCGACGCCGCAGTAGCGCTTTTCTGGCGAAATGGCATGGCAGCGACGGGCATTCAGGACATCACCTCCGCGACCGGCCTCAACCGCTCGAGTTTGTACGCCACCTTCGGCAACAAGCAGAGCCTGTACGTGTCGGCGTTGCGGCGCTACATCGATACCTGGGCCACCCCGGCGCTGCGCCACCTCACCGACAGTGATCGCGGACTGGCGGCGGTGACCGACTTCTTCGACGCGCTGATCCAATTGCGCTGCGAGAGTTCCTTCGCCGGCTGGGGTTGCATGATCACCAACGCCAACGCCGGCATCGAGGTCCGGGACCCGGAGATTCGCGGATTCCTCGATCGGCACCACCGGCAGCTGCGGGACGCGATGCGCGTCGCGCTCGAGACCGCCCGCCGGCGCGAACAAGTGCCTGCCGACGCCGACCTCGATGCGGCGGCCGACATGCTGATCTCGCTCACCTACGCCCTCAATCTGCGTTCGCGTTCCGATGCCGACGCGGCGGCACTGCGCGAAATCGCGGCAAGAACGATCACATCGATCGGCCGCGAAAGCGGGACCTGA